Sequence from the Clostridium butyricum genome:
AGATGATGAGGATGAAGAACCAACAAAATTCGAATTATGGCTTGAAAAGAAATTAGGAAAAAGGGCTAATGATGTAATAATAGGATTTACAATGATTATATCATTTATTTTTTCTATAGGATTATTTGTAGCTTTACCAACTGGGATTGCATCTATATTTAAAAATATGGGAGCTTCTAATTTAGCACTAAATTTAATAGAAGCCTTTATAAGAATATCCATTCTTATAGGATATATGTACGTTATTAGCAAAATGAAAGATATATATAGGTTATTTCAATATCATGGTGCTGAGCATAAGACAATATTCTGTTATGAATCAATGGAAGAACTTACTGTAGAGAATGTAAGAAAACAGCCAAGATTACATCCAAGATGTGGAACAAATTTTATGTTCCTTATAATGTTTGTGAGTATAGTTATTTTTTCATGTACTGGATGGGGTGGAATTGTTGAAAGATTATTACTTAGAATTATTCTTATACCAGTTGTTACTGGTATAAGTTATGAACTAATAAAGTGGTTAGGAAAGAGTGATGGAAAGCTTGCTAGGATAATAGCATATCCTGGATTAAAACTGCAATTACTTACAACGAAGGAGCCTGATGATTCACAAATAGAAGTTGCAATAGCATCATTAAAGGCTGCGGAAGGGATTGAAGATTTGAATAAAACAATAGAAGAGTTAATTAACACAGGAACAAAAACATTAAAAGATAATGGAATAGATACAGCTAGGCTTGATACAGAACTATTATTAGGAAATGTAATAGAAAAAGAAAGATTGTATCTAATTACTCATAAAGAGGAAACAATAGGTAAAGATCAGTGTGATGAATTTTTTGAGTTAATTGAAAAGAGACGAAAGAAAATGCCTGTTAAGTATATATTAAACAAATGTGAATTTATGGGGATTGATCTTCATGTTGAAGAAGGGGTTTTGATTCCTAGGGATGATACAGAGCTACTTGTTGATGAGGTTTTAAAAAATATTTCAGAAGATGATGAAAAACAGATTTGCGATTTATGCTGTGGATCTGGAGCAATAGGTATATCATTAGCGTGTTTAAGAAAAAATATAAAGGTAGATTTACTTGACTATTATCCGATTCCTGAGAAAGTAACATTAATAAATATAGAAAAGCACAATCTTCAAGAACGAGTATCTTTTAGTAAGAGTGATCTTCTTGATGTTTCCATAAAAGCTTCAAAAAAATATGATATTATAGTTTCAAATCCACCTTATATTGAAGAAGAAGAAATAGAGAAACTTATGGATGATGTTCAAAAATATGAGCCTCATACTGCATTAAGTGGTGGAATTGATGGATTAGATTTTTATAAAAAAATAGTTAATCAAAGTATTGAAGTTTTAAATGAAAATGGAATATTAGCATTTGAAATAGGATATAATCAAGGTAAAGCAGTAAAATCATTAATGGAAGAAAAAAATTTTAAAGATGTAAGAGTTATTAAAGACTTTGCAAGTCTTGATAGAATAGTAATTGGACATTTATAACATATAAAGACAAATGGAAAACATTAATTTTTATAATATAGTGTTTTCCATTAATAAGTTTAATAATATATTTTTAAAATAAATTTAATGAATTATAAACATATTTATAATGATGTGGTAAAATATGTGTATATTATTGTTTAAATAATGGCAGTTGTTGTAGAGTTAATTGATTAAGTATCGAAATATATGATATAATATAAAAATGCCAAAAATAAAGTACGGAGTGATTACATGTTATTAGATAAATTAGAATTTATAGAAAATAAATATGACGAATTATCAGTTAAAATCAGTGATCCATCAATAATGCAAAATCAAAATGAATGGAGAAAGCTTTGTAAAGAGCATGCTGATTTAGAGATTATAGTGAATGCTTATAAGGAATATAAGAAAGTTACTGAAGACTTAGAAGCTAATAAGGAAATGCTAAGTGAAGAAAATGACAAAGAAATGAGAGAAATGCTTAGCGAAGAAATTTCAGATCTTACTAAAAGAGAAGTTGAATTAGAAAATCATATTCAAATTTTATTATTACCAAAAGACCCTAATGATGATAAGAATGTATTCGTTGAAATCAGAGGTGGTGCTGGTGGTGAGGAAGCAGCATTATTTGCTTATAACTTATTCAGAATGTACACAAGATATGCAGAAACTCAAAGATGGGCAGTAGAAATTATGAGTTTAAATGAAACAGATCTTGGTGGATTTAAAGAAGTTGTATTTATGATAAAAGGTAATGGAGCATACTCTAAGTTAAAATATGAAAGTGGTGTTCATAGAGTACAAAGAGTACCTGATACTGAATCAAGTGGAAGAATTCATACATCAACATCAACAGTAGCTGTTTTACCAGAAGTGGACGATGTTGAAATTGAAATAAGTGAAAAAGATTTAAGAATTGATGTATTTAGAGCATCAGGAAACGGTGGACAATGCGTTAATACTACAGATTCAGCGGTAAGAATCACACATTTACCAAGTGGTCTTGTAGTTTCATGTCAGGATGAAAAGTCACAGTTAAAGAATAAAGAAAAGGCTATGAAAGTATTAAAGTCTAGACTTTATGAACAGGCTGAAAGAGAAAGAGCTGAAGGAATAGCTGAAGACAGAAAGAGTCAGGTTGGTACTGGAGATAGAAGTGAAAGAATAAGAACTTACAACTATCCACAAGGTAGAGTTACTGATCATAGAATAGGGTTAACTCTATATAAATTAGAAACTTTCTTGAATGGTGACATTGATGAAATGATTAATGCTTTAATTACAGCAGATCAAGCTGAAAAAATGAAAGCAATGGGAAATACACAAGTATAATAATTACTTAATTAGGGATTGTATCAATAATTAGTTTGAGGAAATTTAGTTAATATATTTTCTTTAATTATGTTTTGAGACAGTCCCTTTAATAAAGTAATTGGGGGAATGGGAATGGATATATATACAGCCATAAAGAAAGAAAGATTTAATTTAAAAATATTTTTTATTACTATGTCTATAATTTCAATCATTCTTCCTATAGCAGTTGTATTAACTAATCTTACTACGGTATTTTACTTATGCTATTTAGGGGTTGTTGAATTATTGATAGTTATATCTATAATAATAAGATTGAATTATTACAAAGTTATGTATAGATGTTCTAATAATAAGTTAATATTTAAAACAGGAATTTTTACAAAAGAAAATTTAATCATTTGTGATAAAGTTGCATTAGTACATACGAATAAATCTGACTATGATTTAGAAATAGTTATAATAACAAGTGTAAAATTCAAAAACAAGGCTCTTAGAAAAATTGAAAAAAACTTTTTCAGAAGATATCCTCAAATGGAAAAAGAATATAATTATATAAAAAAAATGAATCCAGAAAAAGAATATTATTTTCAAGTAATAAGAAGGGGCGGACTTAAAAAATATTTATTGTTAGATTTAATATATAAAAATTGTGTTAAAGCAACATATACTGAGGAGAGTATTCAAAACATAAAGATAGCTAGAGGTCAAACTATAGTTTAATAGAAGGAAGGTAAAATATTGAATACAAAAGTTAGCTATATAAAAAATATTGATGAGGAAGAATATAAAATAGAAGAAGCTGCAAAGATTATAAAAGAGGGTGGAATTGTAGCATTTCCTACAGAAACAGTTTATGGTCTTGGAGCAGATGCTCTTAATGAAGATGCAGTAAAGAAAATTTTTGTTGCAAAAGGAAGGCCACAAGATAATCCACTTATAATTCATGTTGCATCAAAAAATATTGAACATTATGTAGATGAAATTCCTGAAATAGCTAAAGAATTAATGGATAAATTTTGGCCAGGACCACTTACTATAATATTAAAAAAGAATGATATTATTCCTAATATAACGAGTGCTAGTCTTGATTCTATAGGAGTTAGAATGCCTGATAATGAAATAGCAAGAAAACTTATTGAACTATCAGGAACTACAATTGCTGCACCATCAGCTAATATAAGTGGAAGACCAAGTCCAACAGATATTGAAAGATGTGTAGAAGATCTTGATGGAAGAGTTGACTATATTATAGGTGGATGTCATAGTAAGATAGGAGTGGAATCTACTATAGTAGATTGTACTGTAGATCCACCACTAGTTTTAAGACCAGGTGGAATAACATTAGAGATGCTCAAAGAAATAGATTCAAGAATAGAAATAGATAAAGCTATAATGCAGAAACCAAGTGAAAATTTAAAACCTAAGGCACCAGGAATGAAGTATAGACATTATGCACCAAAAGCAAAAGTTACTATAATTTCAGGAAATAGAAAAAAGACTGTTGCAAAAATAAAAGAAATGGTAAACTATAATATAGAAAAACAAAAAAAAGTATGCATATTAACTGTTGAAGAAAACGAAAAGGAGTATCAGCAAGGTATTAAAATTACATTAGGTAGTCTTTCGGATTTAACAACAGTTGCTAAAAATTTATTTGAAGCTTTAAGAAAATGTGATGATTTAGGTGCAGATTTAATTTTAGCAGAAGCATATGAAGAAAAAGGTGTCGGAGTGGCTATAATGAATAGGCTTAATAAAGCAGCTGGTTTTGACATAATTAATGTTTAATTTTTAGGAGGTACTTTATTATGAAAATTGCAGTAGGTTGCGATCATGGTGGATTTGAATTAAAAAATGAAATTATCAAATATTTAGAAAGTGAAAAGTATGAAATAAAAGATTTTGGTACTTATTCAACTGATTCTTGTGACTATCCTGATATAGCACAACCAGTAGCAGAAGCAGTAGCAGCAAAAGAGTTTGATTTTGGGATTTTAATTTGTGGAACAGGTATTGGAATCGGAATAGCTGCGAATAAGGTGCCAGGTATAAGAGCAGCTCTATGCTCAGATACTTTTAGTGCTCATGCAACAAGACAACACAATAATGCCAATATATTAACTATGGGTCAAAGAGTAGTTGGTACAGGATTGGCATTAGATATAGTAAAGACATTTTTATCATCTGAATTTGAAGGTGATAGACATAGTAAGAGAATAAATAAAATCACAGCTATTGAAGAAAAATATGGAAAATAGTTTAAAGAGTTAAATTCAAAGCGTTGATTTATAACTAAATACAAGTAGCCTTTAATCAATAAATATATTAAATATGCTTATTGATAAATATACAATTTAAATAATAATATGAATGAATAAACTTGGAGGAATTAAAAAATGAGTAAAGTAACAGAAATAAACCATCCTTTAATATTACATAAGTTAGCTATATTAAGAAATGAAGAAACAGGGTCTAAGGAATTTAGACATTTAGTTGAAGAAATTTCAATGTTAATGGCATATGAAGTAACAAGAGATTTAAGTACAGAAGAAGTTGAAGTTAAGACTCCTGTTTCATTAACAAAATGTAAAATGCTTTCAGGAAAGAAAATGGCAGTTGTACCTATATTAAGAGCTGGACTTGGAATGGTTGATGGTGTACTTAACCTTATTCCAGCAGCAAAAGTTGGTCATATAGGATTATACAGAGATGAAGAAACACTTCAACCAGTAGAATATTTCTGTAAGCTACCACAAGATATAGCAGAGAGAGATGTAATTGTTGTTGATCCAATGCTTGCAACAGGAGGTTCTTCTATCGATGCATTAACTATGTTAAAGAAAAGAGGAGCTAAAAATTTAAGATTAATGTGTCTAGTTGGAGCACCAGAAGGAATTGAAGCTATACAAAATGCTCATCCAGATGTAGACATATATCTTGCATCTATAGATGAAAAATTAAATGAACATGGATATATAGTTCCAGGTCTTGGAGATGCAGGCGATAGATTATTTGGAACTAAATAATAACTAGAGGTTTTGGGGATGGATAGAAGAGATAAACATAATTATTATTTAGATATTGCAGAAACCGTACTAGAAAGAGGAACATGTATGAGACGAAATTACGGTTCTATAATAGTGAAAAATGATGAAATAATTTCTACTGGTTATACAGGAGCTCCAAGAGGGAGAAAAAACTGTATTGATTTAGATAGTTGTATAAGAGAAAAATTAAATGTTCCAAGAGGAACTCATTATGAACTTTGTAGAAGTGTTCATAGTGAGGCAAATGCAATAATAAGTGCATCAAGAAGAGATATGATTGGGGCTACTTTATATCTTGTAGGAAAAGATGCAAAAACTAAAAAGTATGTTGAAAATGCAAACTCATGTTCAATGTGCAAAAGATTAATTATAAATTCAGGTATTTCTTATGTTGTAATAAGAGATTCTAAAGATTTATTCAGAGAAATATGTGTGGATTCATGGATTGATGATGATGATTCTTTGAAAGTATATGATGAAGCAGGCTATTAATAAAATTTTTATCTTTTATATTATTTATCCAGCAGAACTTTAGTCTGCTGGATAAATTGCAAAGAGTTCATTAGTCACAGAGTTGGAGGTATAAAAGTGATAAAGAAAAAGATTATTACCATTTTTGGAACACGTCCAGAAGCAATAAAAATGGCACCTTTAGTAAAGGAATTAGAACGAAGAGAAGAAATTGAATCAAAAGTATGTGTAACCGCTCAACATAGAGAAATGCTAGATCAGGTGCTAGAATTATTTGACATAACACCGGATTTTGATTTAAATATAATGAAAACAAAACAAAGTTTAACAGGAATTACAAATAAGGTTTTAGAAGGCTTAGATGAAGTTTTTAAGGAAGAAAAACCTGATATGATATTAGTGCATGGTGATACAACAACAACGTTTGCAGGAGCACTTGCTGCTTTTTATCAGCAAATAAGAGTTGGTCATGTAGAAGCAGGCCTTAGAACATTTAATAAATATTTTCCATTTCCAGAAGAAATGAATAGAAAATTAACTGGAAGTTTAGCAGATTTACACTTTGCACCTACAAAAGGCTCAAAAGATAATCTATTAAGAGAAGGTATAAATGAAAGCGATATCTACATAACAGGAAACACTGTAATTGATGCAATGAAACATACCGTTGAGAAAGATTATGTATTTGAAACAGAAGAATTAAATAATATTGACTTTAATAAGAAAGTTATAATGATAACAGCTCATAGAAGAGAAAATTGGGGTCAAGGAATAGAAAATATTTGTGAAGCATTAAATAATATAGTTGAGCAAAATCCAGATGTTGAATTAGTTTATTTAGTTCACTTAAATCCTGTAGTTAAAGATGTAGTGTTTGAAAAACTTGGTGATAAAGAAAGAATTCACTTATTATCTCCTTTAGATACTAAAGAAACACATAACTTAATGAATAAATCATTTATGGTTATGACTGATTCAGGTGGTTTACAAGAAGAAGCACCTCATTTAGGAAAACCAGTTCTTGTATTAAGAGATGTTACTGAAAGACCAGAAGCAGTTGAAGCTGGAACTGTAAAACTCGTTGGAACTAATGTTGAAACAATTATAAGAGAAGCAAATAAATTACTTCAAGATGAAAATTCTTATAATAGAATGAGCAAAGCTATTAATCCATATGGAGATGGAATAGCATCTAAGAGAATAGTTAATGCTATATTAAAATATTATGAATTAACTGATCATGAAGTAGATGAATTTAAAAGATAATTAATTTTATAAATATAAAGCAGAAATTTACGCATAATGTAATTTCTGCTTTATTTATTTTCTAAAATTATATACTTTTGATAAAAAATAAAACTTTGTCTAAAATTTAACAATAAACTATTGATAAAAAAGTTAAAAATGGTATAATTATCTTATGTTAATAATTTAACGAAAAGTAAATAAAAAACATAATTATAATTTTAAAATAATTTATGATATTTTTAGGAGGTAAATTATGAAAGACGTAGTTATAGTAAGCGCTGTAAGAACAGCATTAGGATCTTTTGGAGGAACATTAAAGGATGTTTCAGCAGTAGACTTAGGTGCAACAGTAATTAAGGAAGCAATAACAAGAGCAGGTGTTAAACCAGAATTAGTAGAAGAAGTTATAATGGGAAATGTTATACAAGCAGGTCTTGGACAAAACACAGCAAGACAAGCTACAATAAAAGCTGGGTTACCAAATGAAGTTCCAGCTATGACAATCAATAAAGTTTGTGGATCAGGTTTAAGATCAGTTAGTTTAGCTGCTCAAATGATTAAAGCAGGGGATGCAGATATTATAGTTGCAGGTGGTATGGAAAACATGTCAGCAGCACCATATGCATTACCAACTACTAGATGGGGACAAAGAATGAATGATGGTAAAATAGTAGATACTATGGTTAAAGATGCATTATGGGATGCTTTTAATAATTACCACATGGGTGTTACAGCTGAAAACATCGCAAAAGAATGGGGAATTACAAAGGAAGAACAAGATGCTTTCTCAGCATCATCACAACAAAAAGCAGAAAGAGCTATTAAAGAAGGAAGATTTAAAGATGAAATAGTTCCAGTTGTTATTCCTCAAAGAAAAGGTGAACCAAAAGTATTTGATACTGATGAATTCCCAAGATTCGGAACAACAGCAGAAACTTTAGGAAAATTAAAACCTTGTTTCATTAAAGATGGTACAGTTACAGCTGGTAATGCATCAGGAATTAATGATGGAGCAGCAGCTTTCGTAATAATGAGTGCAGAAAAAGCAGAAGAATTAGGAATAAAACCACTTGCTAAAATTCTTTCTTATGGTTCAAAAGGATTAGATCCAGCTATAATGGGATACGGTCCATTCCATGCAACTAAAAAAGCATTAGAAGTGGCTAATCTTACAGTTGAAGACTTAGACTTAATCGAAGCAAACGAAGCTTTTGCAGCTCAAAGTTTAGCAGTAGCTAAGGATTTAAAATTCGATATGGATAAAGTAAATGTAAATGGTGGAGCTATAGCTTTAGGACATCCAGTAGGAGCTTCAGGAGCAAGAATACTTGTTACTCTTCTTTATGAAATGGAAAAGAGAGACTCTAAAAAAGGTTTAGCTACATTATGTATCGGTGGTGGTATGGGAACTGCTGTCATCGTTGAAAGAATGTAATTTAAATAAGTTTATATAAATTCATTAAAAGAGAATTCATTTTATTAAATGAATTCTCTTTTTTTGCATAATATTAATTCAAAAAAAGAATATTAATATTATAACTTTCAAATTTAATAAATGATTATTGATAATATTGAAATATAACTGTCATATATAGACTAAGTTATTTCAAAAATGAATTACTTTATTAAGTTTTCAGAGTGAAATCTATATAAATCAATAGATAATAGAGAGATTATGAATAAGATATTTGTTTTCAGAGAAAAATAGTACAGAAATACATACCTCTATGAAAAATTAGCAAACAGCATTTTACAAAAAAATATAAAAAAAATTTGCAAGATTTAATTTCTAATCATGTATGCTCTAATTATGAGTTATATTAATGTATCTTAAAGCGTTTTTAATACTTTGTAATAGAGTGTATAAAAGCATTTTGCAATCCATATTTAAGAAAATTGTAAGAAAAAAAAAATAAATTATTGAATAAGATATTTTCTTTGTATTCACTAGTACAAAAAAAATACAAAAACCAAAAGTTAACAAAAAATACACAATTATATTAAAAATTATAGATAATCAAAGAAAAATGAAAAAAA
This genomic interval carries:
- the prmC gene encoding peptide chain release factor N(5)-glutamine methyltransferase codes for the protein MKRRDVGGQAVIEGVMMRGSKSLATAVRTPKGNIEINYKDNRPITKKHPILNIPFLRGFFVLIESMKIGMESLNYSASFLDDEDEEPTKFELWLEKKLGKRANDVIIGFTMIISFIFSIGLFVALPTGIASIFKNMGASNLALNLIEAFIRISILIGYMYVISKMKDIYRLFQYHGAEHKTIFCYESMEELTVENVRKQPRLHPRCGTNFMFLIMFVSIVIFSCTGWGGIVERLLLRIILIPVVTGISYELIKWLGKSDGKLARIIAYPGLKLQLLTTKEPDDSQIEVAIASLKAAEGIEDLNKTIEELINTGTKTLKDNGIDTARLDTELLLGNVIEKERLYLITHKEETIGKDQCDEFFELIEKRRKKMPVKYILNKCEFMGIDLHVEEGVLIPRDDTELLVDEVLKNISEDDEKQICDLCCGSGAIGISLACLRKNIKVDLLDYYPIPEKVTLINIEKHNLQERVSFSKSDLLDVSIKASKKYDIIVSNPPYIEEEEIEKLMDDVQKYEPHTALSGGIDGLDFYKKIVNQSIEVLNENGILAFEIGYNQGKAVKSLMEEKNFKDVRVIKDFASLDRIVIGHL
- the prfA gene encoding peptide chain release factor 1, with amino-acid sequence MLLDKLEFIENKYDELSVKISDPSIMQNQNEWRKLCKEHADLEIIVNAYKEYKKVTEDLEANKEMLSEENDKEMREMLSEEISDLTKREVELENHIQILLLPKDPNDDKNVFVEIRGGAGGEEAALFAYNLFRMYTRYAETQRWAVEIMSLNETDLGGFKEVVFMIKGNGAYSKLKYESGVHRVQRVPDTESSGRIHTSTSTVAVLPEVDDVEIEISEKDLRIDVFRASGNGGQCVNTTDSAVRITHLPSGLVVSCQDEKSQLKNKEKAMKVLKSRLYEQAERERAEGIAEDRKSQVGTGDRSERIRTYNYPQGRVTDHRIGLTLYKLETFLNGDIDEMINALITADQAEKMKAMGNTQV
- a CDS encoding L-threonylcarbamoyladenylate synthase, producing the protein MNTKVSYIKNIDEEEYKIEEAAKIIKEGGIVAFPTETVYGLGADALNEDAVKKIFVAKGRPQDNPLIIHVASKNIEHYVDEIPEIAKELMDKFWPGPLTIILKKNDIIPNITSASLDSIGVRMPDNEIARKLIELSGTTIAAPSANISGRPSPTDIERCVEDLDGRVDYIIGGCHSKIGVESTIVDCTVDPPLVLRPGGITLEMLKEIDSRIEIDKAIMQKPSENLKPKAPGMKYRHYAPKAKVTIISGNRKKTVAKIKEMVNYNIEKQKKVCILTVEENEKEYQQGIKITLGSLSDLTTVAKNLFEALRKCDDLGADLILAEAYEEKGVGVAIMNRLNKAAGFDIINV
- the rpiB gene encoding ribose 5-phosphate isomerase B — its product is MKIAVGCDHGGFELKNEIIKYLESEKYEIKDFGTYSTDSCDYPDIAQPVAEAVAAKEFDFGILICGTGIGIGIAANKVPGIRAALCSDTFSAHATRQHNNANILTMGQRVVGTGLALDIVKTFLSSEFEGDRHSKRINKITAIEEKYGK
- the upp gene encoding uracil phosphoribosyltransferase; amino-acid sequence: MSKVTEINHPLILHKLAILRNEETGSKEFRHLVEEISMLMAYEVTRDLSTEEVEVKTPVSLTKCKMLSGKKMAVVPILRAGLGMVDGVLNLIPAAKVGHIGLYRDEETLQPVEYFCKLPQDIAERDVIVVDPMLATGGSSIDALTMLKKRGAKNLRLMCLVGAPEGIEAIQNAHPDVDIYLASIDEKLNEHGYIVPGLGDAGDRLFGTK
- a CDS encoding deoxycytidylate deaminase, which codes for MDRRDKHNYYLDIAETVLERGTCMRRNYGSIIVKNDEIISTGYTGAPRGRKNCIDLDSCIREKLNVPRGTHYELCRSVHSEANAIISASRRDMIGATLYLVGKDAKTKKYVENANSCSMCKRLIINSGISYVVIRDSKDLFREICVDSWIDDDDSLKVYDEAGY
- the wecB gene encoding non-hydrolyzing UDP-N-acetylglucosamine 2-epimerase, which translates into the protein MIKKKIITIFGTRPEAIKMAPLVKELERREEIESKVCVTAQHREMLDQVLELFDITPDFDLNIMKTKQSLTGITNKVLEGLDEVFKEEKPDMILVHGDTTTTFAGALAAFYQQIRVGHVEAGLRTFNKYFPFPEEMNRKLTGSLADLHFAPTKGSKDNLLREGINESDIYITGNTVIDAMKHTVEKDYVFETEELNNIDFNKKVIMITAHRRENWGQGIENICEALNNIVEQNPDVELVYLVHLNPVVKDVVFEKLGDKERIHLLSPLDTKETHNLMNKSFMVMTDSGGLQEEAPHLGKPVLVLRDVTERPEAVEAGTVKLVGTNVETIIREANKLLQDENSYNRMSKAINPYGDGIASKRIVNAILKYYELTDHEVDEFKR
- a CDS encoding acetyl-CoA C-acetyltransferase; this encodes MKDVVIVSAVRTALGSFGGTLKDVSAVDLGATVIKEAITRAGVKPELVEEVIMGNVIQAGLGQNTARQATIKAGLPNEVPAMTINKVCGSGLRSVSLAAQMIKAGDADIIVAGGMENMSAAPYALPTTRWGQRMNDGKIVDTMVKDALWDAFNNYHMGVTAENIAKEWGITKEEQDAFSASSQQKAERAIKEGRFKDEIVPVVIPQRKGEPKVFDTDEFPRFGTTAETLGKLKPCFIKDGTVTAGNASGINDGAAAFVIMSAEKAEELGIKPLAKILSYGSKGLDPAIMGYGPFHATKKALEVANLTVEDLDLIEANEAFAAQSLAVAKDLKFDMDKVNVNGGAIALGHPVGASGARILVTLLYEMEKRDSKKGLATLCIGGGMGTAVIVERM